In Methanofollis sp., the sequence CCGGGTTTCCCGGCATTCGGCCACGGCTATGGTGTCCACGTAACCGGCCTCACTCATGACGACCGCGGCTACCCCTCCTCGACCGACCCCCGTGTCCACGAGCGCCTGGTGCGGCGGCTTGTCGGGAAGGTGGAGGGTGCAAACCGCGAGATCGCCGACTACGAGGTGACGAACCCCGACGCCGAGGTCGTCTTCATCTCGTACGGCGCCCCGTCGCGGTCGGTGGCGCAGGCGATCAGGGACCTGGACGACGAACGGGTCGGCCACCTGAGACTGAAGGTGGTCTGGCCCTTCCCGGACTTCGCGCTTGCGGCATTCAAATCCGCCCGCGTCTTCCTGGTGCCTGAACTGAACCTCGGGCAGATGGCGCGCGAAGCGGCCCGCCACACCGCGGTCCCTGTCGTCCCGGTCTCCGAGATCGGCGGCGAATTGCATACGCCGCAACGCCTCATCGCCATGGCGGAGGGATATCTGTGAACTACCAGGACTGGCTGCGGGCCGACAGGTTGCCCCATATCTACTGCGCAGGCTGCGGGAACGGCACGGTGATCAACTGCACCCTCAATGCCGTGAACCAGATGGGCTGGGCCCCCGAGGACACCGTATTTGTCTCAGGCATCGGGTGTTCCTCCCGGGCGCCGGGATACATCATCACCGACTCACTTCACACCACGCACGGGAGGGCGATCCCCTTTGCGACAGGCGTGAAACTCAGTCGCCCTGACCTCCATGTGGTGGTCTTCACCGGCGACGGTGACCTCGCCGCCATCGGCGGCAACCACTTCATCCACGGGTGCCGGCGGAACATCGACCTGACTGTCGTCTGCATGAACAACTACATCTACGGCATGACAGGCGGGCAGGGGAGCCCGTGCACGCCCCTCGGGGCCGTCACGACGACGACGCCGTACGGCTGCCACGAACCCCCCTTCGACCTCGCCTCCCTTGCGGTGGCGGCGGGCGCGAACTATGTCTCCCGCTGGACCTCGTATCATGTGCAGGAACTGACGCGTGCGGTGAAGACAGGGCTGGAGACGCCGGGCTTCTCCCTTATCGAGGCGGTCGTCCAGTGCCCGACCGGATACGGGCGGAAGAACAAACTCCGCGAGGCGCAGGATATGATTGTCTGGATGCGCGACCACGCGGTGCTGCTGAAGAAGTGGCGGCGGATGGACGATGAGGGCACGCCCCACCCGGCCGGCACCTTCCCGGTCGGCGAGTTTGTGCGGCGGAACCTCCCTGCGGCGGGGGTGCCG encodes:
- a CDS encoding thiamine pyrophosphate-dependent enzyme; its protein translation is MNYQDWLRADRLPHIYCAGCGNGTVINCTLNAVNQMGWAPEDTVFVSGIGCSSRAPGYIITDSLHTTHGRAIPFATGVKLSRPDLHVVVFTGDGDLAAIGGNHFIHGCRRNIDLTVVCMNNYIYGMTGGQGSPCTPLGAVTTTTPYGCHEPPFDLASLAVAAGANYVSRWTSYHVQELTRAVKTGLETPGFSLIEAVVQCPTGYGRKNKLREAQDMIVWMRDHAVLLKKWRRMDDEGTPHPAGTFPVGEFVRRNLPAAGVPK